A region of the Geomonas subterranea genome:
ACTCCGCGGACCGCGACGAGATCGGCACGACCATCCCGCAACAGGGACGTCCCAAGCTCCCCAGCCGCAACCTTTCCCTGCTTCCCGAAGAAGGCGTTTTCCTCTCCTACGCGCGCATCTTCAACGCGCCCCAATGCTACAAGTGCCATCCCGCCAGCAAGGAAACCCTCGGGCTTCTCGAGATAAAGCTCTCCCTCGGCTACATGAACGGCTTCATCTCCCGCGAACGCGAGCTCGCCATCGTCTCCGCCGTCTTGATGGTGTTGCTCACGATGGTCACCATCTTCATCTTCCTGGTGGCGTACGTCGAGCGCCCGATCCGCAAGATGATGCGCTGCATGGAGCAGGTGGAGCAGGGCAACTTCGACCAGGAGATCAACCTCACCTCCAGCCAGGAGATGCGCTCGCTCGGCAACAGCTTCAACCATATGGTGGGCACCATCGCGAACCTGATGGAATCGACCGTGCAGCATGAAAGGGAACTGGCCCGCGCCCAGGAAAAGCTCGCGCACCACCGCGAGACCCACCTGATGAACGGCAGGCTCGAGGAGCAGATCCGCGAGATCGAAAACCTGAACGTGACCCTGGAGGAGCGGATCGAGGAGATCGAGGAGGCTAACTACAAGATCGCCGATCTCGCCGGGGAGCTGGAGGACAAGAACACCAACCTCGAGAAGGCGGTGGCGAAGCTCTCCACCCTGTACCGGCTGGGGCTGGCCATCAATTCCACCATCGAGGTGGAAGACCTGTACCAGCTGGTCGTGAAGACCACCATGGACACCATGCAGGCCCAGGTCGGCTACGTGGTCCTGTACGACGCCGAGCACGGCGAGCTGCGCATCACCAACCTCATCGGCTACCGCGACCCCAACCCCCAGCACCTGCGCGTCCCCATGAAGCCCTCCAGCGTCTCGAGCTGGGTGATCCAGAACAGCAAGCCGCTTTTGATAACCGACATCACCCTCACCCCCGAGTTCGACCGGGTGAGCCCGATCGGCTTCGAGAGAAAGACCCTGATATGCGTCCCGCTCATGGTGAAGGACGAGATCATCGGCACCCTCACCGTGGTCAACAAGCTGAACAACACCGTCTACAACCACGAGGAGCTGGAGCTCCTCTCCACCATCGCCGCCCAGGCCTCCATCGCCATCAAGAACGCCATGCTCTACGACGAGCAGCAAAAGACCTACCTGAACACCATCCAGGCGCTGGTTTCGGCGATCGAGGCATCCGACAGTTACACCCGCGGCCACTCCGAACGGGTCACCAGGTTCTCGCTGGCCCTGGCCCGCAAACTCGAACTTCCCGCCAACCGCCTCAAGGTGATCGAGCGCGCCGCCATCCTGCACGACATCGGGAAGATCGGCATCGATCTTTCCCTGCTGCACAAGGAGGCGACCCTCACCAGGGACGACGTGGCGGAACTGCAGCAGCACCCCACCATCGGCATGAAGATCCTCGAGCCGATCGAGTTCCTGCACGACGTGCGCCTTTGCATCGGTCAGCACCACGAGCGCTACGACGGCAAGGGGTATCCAAACCGCCTCGCCGGACAGGAGCTCCTCCTGGAGTCCCGCATCCTGGCCATCGCCGACAGCTTCGACGCCATGACCTCGGACCGCCCCTACCGCAAGGCGCTCAAGCTCGAGGTGGCCATCCAGGAACTGGCCGAGAACGCGGGGACACAGTTCGACCCGGAACTGGTTCCCATCTTCATCAAGCTCCTGAAAACGCCCAATTTCCTGCCGCAGCGCGAGGAATACCCGGGGCTGCACGTGGTCCCCTCCCCGTCCAAGGCCGACGCACCTCACTCCTGCATTGCCCAGTAATCCGAATAGTGGTATAAGATAAACCTTTGCAGCGCGGCCGGCAGTGCCGGTCCGCGCCGTTTTTGTGCCCCAAGGGGGGCACCGGGAGCCCCAGTGCCGGCACTTCTAGAAATAACAGGACTGCGCACCGAGTTCCGCCTGAAAAGCGGCGTGCTCAAGGCCGTGCGCGGCGTGGACCTCACCGTCGACGCCGGCGAGACGCTCGCGCTCGTGGGGGAGTCGGGGTGCGGCAAGAGCATCACCGCCGCTTCCGTGTTGAGGCTCGTCCCCCCCCCGGGTCGCATCGTCTCTGGTTCCATCCGTTTCAAGGGGGAGGACCTCCTCGCACTCTCCGAGGAACGGATGCGCGAGATCAGGGGGAACCGGATCGCCATGGTGTTCCAGGACCCGATGACCTCGCTGAACCCGGTGTTCACGGTCGGCTTCCAGGTCGCCGAGGGGCTCAGGATCCACCGCGGCCTCTCCAGCCAGGCGGCGGAGCGCGAGGCTGTCGAGCTCCTCACCCAGGTGGGGATCCCGGCGGCCGGGGACCGGGTCAGGGACTACCCGCACCAGCTCTCCGGCGGGATGCGCCAGCGCGTCATGATCGCCATGGCGCTCGCCTGCGGCCCCGAGCTGGTGATCGCGGACGAGCCGACCACGGCGCTGGACGTGACCATCCAGGCGCAGATACTCGAGCTTTTGGACCGGCTCATGGCGGAAAACCGCATGGGGCTGATCCTCATCACACACAACCTCGGCATCGTGGCCGAGCGCGCCCACCGGACCGCCATCATGTACGCCGGCGAGATCGTGGAGAGCGCGCCCACCGCGGAGCTCTTCGAGAACCCCTTGCACCCCTACACCAGGGGGCTCCTCGCCTCGCTCCCCGAATTCGGGACACCCGGCGAGAAGCTTGCCACCTTCGCGGGAGGAGTCCCCGACCTGCGCGGCGACCTGGCCGGCTGCCCCTTCCGGGAGCGCTGCCCCATCGGCGACGAGGCCTGTAGCAGGGAAACCATCCACATGAGGGAGGTGGCGCCGGGACACCTGGTGCGCTGCCGGAAGGTATCATGACGCCGCTTCTGACCGCCGAAAACCTGGTGAAGCAGTACCCCGTGCGCGGCGGGATGTTCGCCGAGAAGCGGATACTCACCGCAGTGGCCGGCATAGACCTCGAGCTCCACCCCGGGGAGACGCTGGGGCTCGCCGGCGAATCCGGCTGTGGCAAGTCGACCGTGGCGCGGCTTCTCACCGGGCTCACCCCTCCCACCTCGGGAAGCATCCGCTACGCCGGGCGCGAGCTGGCGGCGATGAGCAAGGCGGAACTCGCCCAGTACCGCAAAGAGGTGCAGATGGTGTTCCAGGACCCGTTCTCCTCGCTGAACCCGCGCATGCGGGTCGCGGAGATCGTGGGGGAGCCGCTGGAGATCCACGGCATCGGGGACGCGGCCGGACGGCGGGGCAAGGTCGCGGAACTGCTCGGGAGGGTCGGCCTCTCCCCCGGGCACATGATGCGCTTTCCCCACGAGTTCTCGGGTGGGCAGCGCCAGAGGATAGGGATCGCGCGCGCACTGGCCGTCTCGCCGAAGCTGATCATCGCCGACGAGCCGGTCTCGGCCCTGGACCTCTCCATCCAGGCCCAGATCATCAACCTGCTGCAGGACGTGAAAAAGGACCTGGGGCTCTCCTTTTTGTTCATCACCCACGACCTCTCGGTGCTCAGGCACCTGAGCGACCGGGTGGCGATCATGTACCTGGGAAGGATCGTGGAGACGGGGAGACGGGACCAGGTGCTGAACCGCCCGCTGCACCCCTACACCGAGGCGCTCCTCTCGGCGATACCGAGCATCGATCCGAAGAGAAGGACCCGGCACGTGATCGCCAAAGGGGAACTCCCCTCGCCCGTTTCACCCCCTGCCGGCTGCCCGTTCCACCCCCGCTGCCCCTACGCGCAGCCGGTGTGCAGCGAGAAGCGCCCCGAACTGCTGGAAAAAGTTCCGGGACAACGGGCAGCCTGCCACTTCAGCGAGGAAATCTTCCTCGCCAAAGAAAAGTAAATCAGTTGACAATTCCTATTAGCATATATAGATTATGTTTAGCCCAAACCGGAGGATACAACGTTGGCATTTGACAAGACCAAGGATTACGGAAAAGAAGCGGAAATGCTGAAGGTGCTCGGTCACCCGATCCGCCTGAAAATAGTGGCAGGGCTTTGCACGCAGGAATGCAACGTGAAGCACATCTGGGAGTGCCTGGGGCTCCCCCAGGCGACCGTGTCGCAGCACCTGGCGCTGTTGAAGAACAAGGGGATCATCGAGGGGACCCGCGACGGGGTCGAGGTGCACTACGCTGTGGTGAGCCCGTTCGTGCGCAGGCTCATCGAGATCCTGGACGCGGAGTCCTGACAGAAGAAAACGCAAGGGCTGAGGACCGCTCCCCCCCGGGGCGGTCCTAGGTCCCGCTGACAGCGAGCTCGGCGATCCTCAGAGAAGGTGACCCCGTCGGGCCGAAGAAACGCAGGTCGCTTCCCACCTGGTCCACCCTTCCGAACAACTCAAGCAGGTTTCCCGCCAGGGCGAGCCCCTTCACCGGGTACCTGATCTCTCCATCCTCGACGTAAAAGCCGGCAGCCCCCACAGAGAAGTCACCAGAGATGGGGTTCGCGGTATGCATCCCCATGACCTCGGTGATGTACACCCCTTTGCCCACCCCCGACAAAAGCGACGCGGGACCGGCGTCACCCGGCTCAAGGTGCAGGTTGTGCGTGCCGACCCTGGGCGGGTTCTTGATGCCGCCGCGCACGGCGTTGCCGGTGGAGCGCTCGCCCAGGCGGCGCCCCCAGTAGCTGTCGTAGAGGTATCCCTGCAGCACGCCCGAAACCACCAGCGCGGTGTCCCGCTGCGGCACCCCTTCGCCGTCGCAGGGAGCGCTCCCCATGCCGCCGGGAAGCAGGCCGTTGTCGCGCACGGAGATGAACTCGGGGAAGAGTTTCTCCCCTACCCTCCCGGCCAGAAGAGACTTCCCCTTGTGCACGTTTTCGGCGAGGAAGGAACCGGCCAGGACGTCGAGCAGGTCGGCTGCCACGCGGTTGTCGAGTACCGCCGGGCAGCGCATGGTGGTGAGGGTGCGCGCCCCGAGGAGCGCGGTCGCCTTCCGCCCCGCACCGCGCGCAACCGCGGCAAGATCGACACCCGCGAAAGATGGTGAGAAGGCGTAATCCCATCCGGTCTGGGCGTCGCCGCCGGACTCGGCCACGGCCGAGACGCTGCAGGTGTTGTACGTGCCGCTGTAGGCCGCGTTCAGCCCCAGGGAATTGCGGACCAGCGAGTGGTAGATCGACTCGCCGTAGCTGCATTTGCGTACCCGTTTCACCCGGGGATCGACGTCGAGCACCAGGCGCTCCAGTTCCAGCGCGCGCCTGACCTTGAGCGACTCGTCCAGCGCGGGGAGTTCCGGATCGAAGAGCCAGGGGGTGTCCGGGTAGGAGGGGGAGGATTCGGGGAAGGCGAGGAACTCGTCCGGGGTCTGCACCTGGGCGGCCACCAGCGCCCCCTCCACCATGCGGGAAAGGGAGGCTTCATCAAGCGCCGTCGAGTAGGAAAACCCCATCCCCTTTCCGGACAAAAGCCGCAGCGAGACCCCCAAGGGCTCCGCGACGCGGAAGGCGTCCACCTTCCCCTGCTTCACCTCGATGGCGAGGTCGCGCGAGCCGGCGACGGCTATCTCGTAGGCGTCGATCTGACGCCCCTTGAGGAGGCGCTCCACAGCGTCGGCGTGTTGTGTCAGTTCCATGGTGCCTCGGATATTTTTGGGGTGTTGTAGGGGCAAATAATTATTTGCCCAGCCGCCGGCGCCCGAACCAGTGCCGGGGGCAAGAGAGGTTACGTCGGGGGCAAGGGGGGGCGAATGATCATTCGCCCCTACAGGTGATCCGTGAAGAAAGCAAATCGTCCGTCGTCAACTGTCAGTCGCCCAGCGCCTCTACAGCTCGAGGATCATGGCGATCTCGTCGCAGTCGGGGAACTTGACGCACTTGATGCAGTCCCCCCAGACCTTGTGCGGCAGCTCGGACTTGTCCGCGATTTTGAAGCCGAACTTGGCGAAAAAATCGGGCTTGTAGGTGAGGCAGAAAAGCCTCTTGAGCCCCAGGGAGCGCGCCTCCTCGATGCAGGCGCCCACCACCTGGCTCCCGATGCCACGCCGTCCGGCGCTCTCGGCGACCGCGACCGAACGGACTTCGGCGAGGTCTTCCCAGACGATGTGCAGCGCGGAGGTGCCCAAAAGGCGCCCCTCCTCCTCGAAAACGTAGAAGTCGCGCAACGCCTCGTACAGCTCGGAAAGCGAGCGGGAGAGCATCTCGCCGCGGCTCGCGAAATTGGTCAATAGTTTCTGAATCTCTTTTACGTCGCCAATCCTGGCTTTTCTGATCATCTCACTGCCTCCTGAATCAACTCCCTGGCGTGCTCCAGGGTCTTTTCCGTGACGCGCGCGCCCGAAAGCATGCGCGCCACCTCTGCCACCCGCTCCTCCCCTTCCAGGAGTTCCACGCCGGTGGCGGTGCGCCCGTCTGCCACCCTCTTCTCCACCTTGAGATGCCGGTCGGCGAAGGCGGCCACCTGCGGCAGGTGGGTGATGGCCAGCACCTGCTGCTCGCGGGCAACGCGTTTCAGCTTCTCGCCCACGAGCGCACTGGTCGCCCCCCCGATTCCGGTGTCCACCTCGTCGAAGATGAGCGTGGGGACCTCGGAGTCGGGATGGAGCTGCTTCAGCGCCAGCATGAGCCGGGAGAGCTCGCCGCCGGAGGCGATCTTCGCCAGCGGTTTCGGGGGCTCGCCCGGGTTCGGGGAGAAGAGGAACTCGGCACGCTCGAAGCCGAAGCTGCGCGCCTCGGCGCTCTTCTCGAAGGAGGTCTCGAAGACGGCGTGCTTCATGGCAAGCTCCGCGAGCTCGCGCTCCATCCCCTCCTTGAGCTTTCCGGCGCCGTCCTGGCGCGCCTTGCCGAGCCTGCCCCCCAGAACCGCCAGTTCCTGCTCCAGCCGCGAGATCCGTGTCTGCAGCTCGCCGCGGCTCCCCTCCAGGTTGGAGAGGAGCGACAGCTCCTGGTCCACCTCGCGCTGGTACTCGAGGATCTCCGCGATGCTGGCGCCGTACTTTTTCTTGAGGCGGCCGATGGCGTCGAGCCGGTCCTCGATCTCCTCCAGCCGGGCCGGGTCGGACTCGACGCGGGCGGCGTAGTCGCGCAGGGTGAGGGAGGCGTCCTCGAGCTGGGCGTAGGCCGCCTGGAGCGCCTCGGTGACCGGGTTGAGCGCGGGATCGATGCGACCTGCGTCGGCGACCCCTGCGATGATGCCGGAAAGGTTCCCGAGGATGGGTGCGTCGCCGCCGTAGAGGGCGTCGAAGGCGCCCTGCGAGGCCCCCATCAGTTTCCCGCTGTGCGCGAGCCGGGTGCGCTCCTCGGCCAGGTCCTCTTCCTCGCCGGGGGTGAGCTTCGCCTCGGCGATCTCGTTACTCTGGAAGGAGAGCAGGTCGAGCCGGCGCGCGGCCTCGCGCTCCCCCGCCTCGAGCGCCTGCAGCTCGTGCCTGGCCCCCTGGCACTCCTCGTAGCGGGCGGCGAACTCGGCGCGCAGGGGGAGCGTCCCGGAAAAGCCGTCCAGAAGGAGCAGGTGCTGATCGGTCTTCAAAAGGCTCTGCGCGTCGTGCTGGCCGTAGATGTTGATCAGGTTGCGGCAGATCTCGGAGAGAAGCGAGGTGGTGGCGAGCCCGCCGCCGATGAAGACGCGGCTCTTGCCGCCGGCAGCGACCACGCGCCGCACCAGGAGCTCACCGTCGCACTCGATCCCCGCCTCGGCGAGCGCGGTGAGGAGCGCGTCGCGACCGGAGAGGTCGAAGAGCGCCTCCACGGAAGCCTCCTTGGCGCCGGCCCGGATCAGGTCGGCGCTGCCGCGCCCGCCAAGGATCAGGTTCACCGCGTCGATGATGATCGACTTGCCCGCCCCGGTCTCGCCGGTCAGGATGTTGAGCCCGGGACTGAACTCCACGTGCAGCTTGTCGATGATGGCGAGGTTGGTTATCTGGAGCTCTCTCAGCACTTAGCGTTCACCCCACTTGAGCTTGGTGCGGAGCACCTCGAAGTAGTCCTTGCTGCGGGACTGGATCAGGCGGGTGACGTGGGGGGCCTTCCGGATCTGCACCACGTCGCCTGAAAGAAGCTTCATGCCGACCTGCCCGTCCAGGGTGAGGAACACCGACTCGTCCGGGGCGTAGTTCAACTTGATGTCGATCTGCGCGCCCGAGTCGACCACGAGCGGCCGGTTGGTCAGGGTGTGCGGGCAGATGGGGGTGATGGAGATGCATGCCAGCTCGGGGTGGATGATGGGGCCGTTGGCGGAAAGCGAGTAGCCGGTGGAACCGGTCGGGGTCGACAGGATCAGGCCGTCGGCCTTGAAGGTGGTGAGGTAGCGCCCGTTGACCGAGGTCTCCATGTCGATGATCCTGGCCAGGGCCCCCTTGTTGATGACCACGTCGTTCAGCACCCGGTGCAGTTCGATCACTTCGCCCGCGCGCTCGACACTGGCCAGGAGCATCATGCGCTCGGTGACCTCGAAGTCGCCGGCCAGGCAGCGCTCCATGGAGGGATAGAGCTCGTCCAGGGTGATCTCGGTGAGAAAACCGAGGCTCCCCAGGTTGACCGCCAGGATGGGGACGTCCTGCTCGCCGATGAGGCGCGCGGCCGCGATCAGCGTGCCGTCGCCGCCAAGCACCACCACCAGGTCGGCGTCACGCGCGACCTCGGAGCTCTCGGCGCTCTCGGCGAGCGTCGTGCGCCGCAGCCTCCGGGAGAGATGCTCCTCGACGTGTGCGGTCACGCCGCGGGCCGCCAGCCACTCGATCAGCTCTTCGGCGACCCCGAGGCAACGCGGATCGTGCACTTTGGCAAAAATGGCGATTTTTTTCATCACGAGCCCTTTACTTGTACTGTAATCTAGGATTAACTAGCACAGTTGGTGTATCATGTCCAACGGAAAACTGGCGCCTCCCGGGTACTCCAGCAGACACCTTTCCCACAATAACTACATGCAGATGCAGGGTGACTCATGACTGAAGAGCAGATAGGGATGAACGAAGAGCTCGATAAGCAGATGCTCATTATCAAGTCCTTTCTGGAACACCTGGAATACACGCTGGGTAAGGACAAATACTCCGCCACCGCATACGACAGGTTCAACGCTTTGGCCTATGCCGTCAGGGACCACCTGGTTGAGCGTTGGCTCGACACCCAGCAGGCCTACTACAATTCCGACAACAAGCGAGTCTACTACATATCGATGGAATTCCTGATGGGAAGGACCCTCGCCAACAGCCTCATCA
Encoded here:
- a CDS encoding ArsR/SmtB family transcription factor, which encodes MAFDKTKDYGKEAEMLKVLGHPIRLKIVAGLCTQECNVKHIWECLGLPQATVSQHLALLKNKGIIEGTRDGVEVHYAVVSPFVRRLIEILDAES
- a CDS encoding NAD(+)/NADH kinase yields the protein MKKIAIFAKVHDPRCLGVAEELIEWLAARGVTAHVEEHLSRRLRRTTLAESAESSEVARDADLVVVLGGDGTLIAAARLIGEQDVPILAVNLGSLGFLTEITLDELYPSMERCLAGDFEVTERMMLLASVERAGEVIELHRVLNDVVINKGALARIIDMETSVNGRYLTTFKADGLILSTPTGSTGYSLSANGPIIHPELACISITPICPHTLTNRPLVVDSGAQIDIKLNYAPDESVFLTLDGQVGMKLLSGDVVQIRKAPHVTRLIQSRSKDYFEVLRTKLKWGER
- the recN gene encoding DNA repair protein RecN gives rise to the protein MLRELQITNLAIIDKLHVEFSPGLNILTGETGAGKSIIIDAVNLILGGRGSADLIRAGAKEASVEALFDLSGRDALLTALAEAGIECDGELLVRRVVAAGGKSRVFIGGGLATTSLLSEICRNLINIYGQHDAQSLLKTDQHLLLLDGFSGTLPLRAEFAARYEECQGARHELQALEAGEREAARRLDLLSFQSNEIAEAKLTPGEEEDLAEERTRLAHSGKLMGASQGAFDALYGGDAPILGNLSGIIAGVADAGRIDPALNPVTEALQAAYAQLEDASLTLRDYAARVESDPARLEEIEDRLDAIGRLKKKYGASIAEILEYQREVDQELSLLSNLEGSRGELQTRISRLEQELAVLGGRLGKARQDGAGKLKEGMERELAELAMKHAVFETSFEKSAEARSFGFERAEFLFSPNPGEPPKPLAKIASGGELSRLMLALKQLHPDSEVPTLIFDEVDTGIGGATSALVGEKLKRVAREQQVLAITHLPQVAAFADRHLKVEKRVADGRTATGVELLEGEERVAEVARMLSGARVTEKTLEHARELIQEAVR
- a CDS encoding HD domain-containing phosphohydrolase, with product MSISLKTKILTLITAILVVVISTVAYHNYRQQKEMLHEIANRNTSVLIETIKSSVANAMLSGRSDEVASIFAKIKSREFVKSIRIVDAEGKILNSADRDEIGTTIPQQGRPKLPSRNLSLLPEEGVFLSYARIFNAPQCYKCHPASKETLGLLEIKLSLGYMNGFISRERELAIVSAVLMVLLTMVTIFIFLVAYVERPIRKMMRCMEQVEQGNFDQEINLTSSQEMRSLGNSFNHMVGTIANLMESTVQHERELARAQEKLAHHRETHLMNGRLEEQIREIENLNVTLEERIEEIEEANYKIADLAGELEDKNTNLEKAVAKLSTLYRLGLAINSTIEVEDLYQLVVKTTMDTMQAQVGYVVLYDAEHGELRITNLIGYRDPNPQHLRVPMKPSSVSSWVIQNSKPLLITDITLTPEFDRVSPIGFERKTLICVPLMVKDEIIGTLTVVNKLNNTVYNHEELELLSTIAAQASIAIKNAMLYDEQQKTYLNTIQALVSAIEASDSYTRGHSERVTRFSLALARKLELPANRLKVIERAAILHDIGKIGIDLSLLHKEATLTRDDVAELQQHPTIGMKILEPIEFLHDVRLCIGQHHERYDGKGYPNRLAGQELLLESRILAIADSFDAMTSDRPYRKALKLEVAIQELAENAGTQFDPELVPIFIKLLKTPNFLPQREEYPGLHVVPSPSKADAPHSCIAQ
- a CDS encoding TldD/PmbA family protein, with translation MELTQHADAVERLLKGRQIDAYEIAVAGSRDLAIEVKQGKVDAFRVAEPLGVSLRLLSGKGMGFSYSTALDEASLSRMVEGALVAAQVQTPDEFLAFPESSPSYPDTPWLFDPELPALDESLKVRRALELERLVLDVDPRVKRVRKCSYGESIYHSLVRNSLGLNAAYSGTYNTCSVSAVAESGGDAQTGWDYAFSPSFAGVDLAAVARGAGRKATALLGARTLTTMRCPAVLDNRVAADLLDVLAGSFLAENVHKGKSLLAGRVGEKLFPEFISVRDNGLLPGGMGSAPCDGEGVPQRDTALVVSGVLQGYLYDSYWGRRLGERSTGNAVRGGIKNPPRVGTHNLHLEPGDAGPASLLSGVGKGVYITEVMGMHTANPISGDFSVGAAGFYVEDGEIRYPVKGLALAGNLLELFGRVDQVGSDLRFFGPTGSPSLRIAELAVSGT
- a CDS encoding N-acetyltransferase, which gives rise to MIRKARIGDVKEIQKLLTNFASRGEMLSRSLSELYEALRDFYVFEEEGRLLGTSALHIVWEDLAEVRSVAVAESAGRRGIGSQVVGACIEEARSLGLKRLFCLTYKPDFFAKFGFKIADKSELPHKVWGDCIKCVKFPDCDEIAMILEL
- a CDS encoding ABC transporter ATP-binding protein produces the protein MTPLLTAENLVKQYPVRGGMFAEKRILTAVAGIDLELHPGETLGLAGESGCGKSTVARLLTGLTPPTSGSIRYAGRELAAMSKAELAQYRKEVQMVFQDPFSSLNPRMRVAEIVGEPLEIHGIGDAAGRRGKVAELLGRVGLSPGHMMRFPHEFSGGQRQRIGIARALAVSPKLIIADEPVSALDLSIQAQIINLLQDVKKDLGLSFLFITHDLSVLRHLSDRVAIMYLGRIVETGRRDQVLNRPLHPYTEALLSAIPSIDPKRRTRHVIAKGELPSPVSPPAGCPFHPRCPYAQPVCSEKRPELLEKVPGQRAACHFSEEIFLAKEK
- a CDS encoding ABC transporter ATP-binding protein, whose translation is MPALLEITGLRTEFRLKSGVLKAVRGVDLTVDAGETLALVGESGCGKSITAASVLRLVPPPGRIVSGSIRFKGEDLLALSEERMREIRGNRIAMVFQDPMTSLNPVFTVGFQVAEGLRIHRGLSSQAAEREAVELLTQVGIPAAGDRVRDYPHQLSGGMRQRVMIAMALACGPELVIADEPTTALDVTIQAQILELLDRLMAENRMGLILITHNLGIVAERAHRTAIMYAGEIVESAPTAELFENPLHPYTRGLLASLPEFGTPGEKLATFAGGVPDLRGDLAGCPFRERCPIGDEACSRETIHMREVAPGHLVRCRKVS